In Pseudomonas poae, a single genomic region encodes these proteins:
- a CDS encoding choline ABC transporter substrate-binding protein: MNRLISRCVLALSASAILSTNVLAADAASCQNVRMGVVNWTDVIATSAMTQVLLDGLGYKTKQTSASQQIIFAGIRDQRLDLFLGYWNPLMTQTITPFVDAKQVKVLDKPSLEDARATLAVPTYLADKGLKTFADIAKFEKELGGKIYGIEPGSGANTQIKAMIAKNQFGLGKFQLVESSEAGMLAAVDRAVRRKEAVVFFGWAPHPMNVNVAMTYLTGSDDALGPNEGMATVWSVTAPNYAEQCPNVHKLLTNLTFTAADESRMMQPLLDHKDAIESAKQWLKDHPQDQQRWLEGVTTFDGKPAAANLQLTSK, encoded by the coding sequence ATGAACCGACTGATCAGCCGCTGTGTGCTCGCACTCAGCGCCAGCGCCATTTTGAGCACAAACGTACTGGCCGCCGATGCGGCGTCTTGCCAGAACGTGCGCATGGGCGTGGTGAACTGGACCGACGTGATCGCCACCAGCGCCATGACCCAAGTGTTGCTCGACGGCCTCGGCTACAAGACCAAACAGACTAGCGCGTCCCAGCAAATTATCTTCGCCGGCATCCGCGACCAGCGCCTGGACTTGTTCCTCGGCTACTGGAACCCGCTGATGACCCAGACCATCACCCCGTTTGTCGATGCCAAGCAAGTCAAGGTCCTCGACAAACCGAGCCTGGAAGACGCGCGCGCCACCCTCGCCGTGCCGACTTACCTGGCGGACAAGGGCCTGAAAACCTTCGCCGATATCGCCAAGTTCGAAAAAGAGCTGGGCGGCAAGATCTATGGCATCGAGCCGGGCTCGGGCGCCAATACCCAGATCAAGGCGATGATCGCCAAGAACCAGTTCGGCCTGGGCAAGTTCCAGCTGGTCGAGTCCAGCGAAGCCGGAATGTTGGCCGCCGTTGACCGAGCCGTGCGCCGCAAGGAAGCCGTGGTGTTCTTCGGCTGGGCGCCGCACCCGATGAACGTCAACGTCGCCATGACCTACCTCACCGGCAGCGACGACGCCCTGGGCCCGAACGAAGGCATGGCCACCGTGTGGAGCGTGACCGCGCCGAACTACGCCGAGCAGTGCCCTAACGTGCACAAACTGCTGACCAACCTGACCTTCACCGCCGCCGATGAGAGCCGGATGATGCAGCCGCTGCTGGATCACAAGGACGCTATCGAGTCCGCCAAGCAGTGGCTCAAGGATCACCCACAAGACCAGCAGCGCTGGCTGGAAGGCGTGACCACCTTCGACGGCAAACCGGCTGCGGCCAACCTGCAACTGACCAGCAAATAA